In the Populus trichocarpa isolate Nisqually-1 chromosome 1, P.trichocarpa_v4.1, whole genome shotgun sequence genome, one interval contains:
- the LOC18095297 gene encoding WRKY transcription factor 28, producing the protein MSNEHRDFYYHTPFQEDHLDVKPPSILGSSTYNRSPGQGLDPSSYMSLTECLHGSVDYNSLAKAFGLSPSSSEVFSSIEESSRPVEARDLDGGNSTDQVPATPNSSVSFSSSEAGGDEDSGKTKKETQPEKPEDGGENSDKKDKAKKKAEKRQKEPRFAFMTKSEVDHLEDGYRWRKYGQKAVKNSPYPRSYYRCTTQKCTVKKRVERSFQDPSIVITTYEGQHNHPIPTTLRGSASAMFSHSMLAPAPMASGPSFPHHQGYNFVQIPDAMNNQNMGAYPQNVNQHVHQQYQVPDYGLLQDIVPSIFLRQEP; encoded by the exons ATGTCTAATGAGCACAGAGACTTTTACTACCACACTCCATTCCAAGAGGATCATCTTGATGTCAAGCCTCCTTCCATTCTTGGTTCATCAACTTATAACAGGAGTCCCGGCCAAGGGCTTGATCCTTCGTCGTACATGAGCTTGACGGAGTGCTTGCATGGCTCCGTGGACTACAATTCACTTGCGAAAGCCTTTGGCCTGTCACCTTCTTCATCTGAAGTGTTCTCTTCCATAGAAGAAAGTTCAAGGCCAGTGGAAGCTAGAGATTTAGATGGTGGGAATAGTACTGATCAAGTTCCAGCCACCCCTAATTCTTCAGTCTCTTTCTCCTCGAGTGAGGCTGGTGGTGATGAAGACTCAGGGAAGACCAAGAAAGAGACACAACCAGAAAAGCCAGAGGATGGAGGAGAAAACTCTGACAAGAAAGA CAAGGCAAAGAAGAAAGCAGAGAAAAGGCAAAAAGAGCCACGATTTGCCTTCATGACCAAGAGCGAGGTCGATCATCTAGAAGATGGATATAGATGGAGAAAGTATGGACAGAAGGCTGTCAAGAATAGTCCATATCCAAG GAGCTATTACCGGTGCACTACTCAGAAATGCACTGTGAAAAAACGTGTGGAGAGGTCATTCCAGGATCCATCAATCGTGATTACAACATACGAGGGCCAACACAACCATCCGATTCCAACAACACTTAGAGGAAGTGCTTCGGCTATGTTTTCACATTCAATGCTAGCACCTGCGCCCATGGCGAGTGGGCCTAGCTTCCCTCATCATCAAGGGTATAATTTTGTTCAAATCCCAGATGCTATGAACAACCAGAACATGGGGGCGTATCCACAAAACGTTAATCAGCATGTGCACCAGCAGTATCAAGTTCCGGACTATGGACTTTTGCAAGACATTGTCCCTTCGATTTTCCTTAGACAAGAGCCATGA